Proteins encoded in a region of the Methanobrevibacter millerae genome:
- the thiM gene encoding hydroxyethylthiazole kinase has translation MINNENEILKKIPDTLNKFKTTTPLTQCITNFVTVNDCANAILALGGSPIMADDPQEVEEIVNIANALVINIGTVRKEQIEAMKLSSAQANKTNTPITIDPVGVGISKVRNDTTLDLIENYDVAAIRGNITEIKTISKLINIIDDTNTAKGVDVCDDDVITEENLKLNGEIIAKTAEKLNTVILASGPIDILSDGKTTIAIYGGDEMMPLITGSGCMLSSLVGSCAGAVDPFNGTLLAILAMNKAGEKARAKVDENNLGTGSFRTFLIDALYQTDAEELVNESKIRIL, from the coding sequence ATGATAAATAATGAAAATGAAATTCTAAAAAAAATACCGGATACATTAAATAAATTTAAAACCACAACACCATTAACCCAATGTATCACGAACTTTGTTACTGTAAATGATTGTGCAAATGCAATTTTAGCATTAGGTGGATCTCCAATAATGGCAGACGACCCCCAAGAAGTAGAAGAAATTGTTAATATCGCAAATGCATTGGTAATAAATATTGGAACAGTAAGAAAAGAACAAATTGAAGCAATGAAATTAAGTTCTGCTCAAGCTAACAAAACCAATACCCCAATCACAATAGATCCAGTAGGAGTTGGAATAAGCAAAGTTAGAAATGACACAACATTAGACTTAATTGAAAACTATGATGTTGCTGCAATTCGTGGAAATATCACTGAAATAAAAACAATATCTAAATTAATCAATATTATTGATGATACAAATACTGCAAAGGGCGTAGATGTCTGTGATGATGACGTCATAACTGAAGAAAACTTAAAATTAAATGGTGAAATTATTGCTAAAACTGCTGAAAAGTTAAATACGGTAATCTTAGCAAGTGGACCAATAGATATATTAAGTGATGGAAAAACAACCATAGCAATTTATGGTGGAGATGAAATGATGCCACTAATAACAGGTAGTGGATGTATGTTATCATCACTTGTTGGAAGTTGTGCGGGTGCTGTTGACCCATTTAATGGAACTTTGCTTGCTATTCTTGCAATGAACAAAGCAGGTGAAAAGGCAAGAGCAAAAGTTGATGAAAATAATTTAGGAACCGGATCTTTTAGAACATTTTTAATTGATGCTTTATACCAAACAGATGCTGAAGAACTGGTAAACGAATCAAAAATCAGGATATTATGA